From the Melanotaenia boesemani isolate fMelBoe1 chromosome 9, fMelBoe1.pri, whole genome shotgun sequence genome, the window ggtttggtttccaaATGCAGCGTGTATCAGAAGTGTCCCAGAAGCGCATTGTCGCGGTGCTCCGCTAAATTTGCACgccgagtctatttttgacactTCACACACCCAGAACGCATCAATTTTGCAGTTAACTGCATTCTCCACTCCACAGTTCTCCactcctcctgtgattttgtgatctcgcAGATCGTTCTAGGTGGACCACACTTGTGGACGCTCCATGCCTGACATGCTCCCGGTTAAAATTGCCACACCACAGAGGTCAGAACAAAACCGTGGTGCAGCCGTAACGTGGCGCACACGCACATGATGTAAAGGAGGGGTAATGTTTGAAGGACTCTGTAATAGAAAATTACAGTTAGTATAAGTTCATTTAAGTTCATATCTTTATTTCAGAGCATATGTTGCTGTGCTTATGACATTTGgaaaaagtttgtgtttgtgtaatgaCTGATTATGAAAGTTGTTTTTGTCACTGCAAGCTTAAAATTGCAGAAGTATGAAACatcttataatagacctgtttttgcATGTCTCGTATGTGGGGTTTTTTCACCCTATGCAGATGGGTGAGTGAACTCAGTTTGAATCGGACTGAGACCTCTTCACTTCTGTGAATAGCATCCTCACTCGCCTTTACTTGAGTAGAAGTGAAGGTCAACTTCTGTTATTCCGATGAGTTGTTGATATTGAAATCAGACTGTCGTGTTTTGCTTAACCACAACAGGGGTATAACTATCTGTGTCGTAGAGTCTGACTTCGGACTCGcccagccaaagctgtttgactaTGTGATTCCCATTGCTGCAGCTCTTAATTAAACATCCTTGCTATATTCTCGTCCAGTGTGTGATCCTTGTCCGGTGAAATTTCCACGACAGAATCCTTTATGTGTTTTTGCCCCTGCCCTGTTGAGCGTCCACTGAATGTGGGTGGAGTTTTCCCGCAAGAACATAAATGATTCCCGTCAAAAGTCATAACACatgcacctgtgtgtgtgtgtgtgtgtgtgtgtgtgtgtgtgtgtgtgtgtgtgtgtgtgtgtgtgtgtgtgtgtgtgaatggggtGAAATATGTCTCACAGttgcaaagaaagaaatagtCTGACATTTTTGACACCCTTTTATTTCCGGTGACTGCTGGGTCAAATTGACCCAAACAGTATCTATGTGATATCAACATGCAGGGGGTGGTTGCAAATAGGCGAGATgaaccattttttttcaatttatatGTTAATTACACTAAATAATGCAAGCAGAAGAAGTTTTATActgaaaaaacacttttaactaTTTTTCTTAGATCTCCAAACTTTAAAACGGGTCAATTTGACCAGTAACATAACAGGAGGGTGAAAgtggattttgacatttttctatGGAAATAGTACATGTCAACCTTGCATAAAGGAAATGTTTAATTCTTGCTATTTTACTTAAACTTAAATAAGAGAGCAGAAGGACAGAATTACATGTGCCAGCTGAATCCCACTCTCTTTTCCCACTACCCTGCGTATCTCTTTGTGGCAAAGGGTTTCCACATTAAGCTGTAATGCTGGTTGAGGTGGTAACAATATGAATTTGATCCCGGTCAAAGAATCAGGCTCCAGAGAAGAGATGTCATTCAACTCGTTTTATTCACCGACATAGATGCACAGAACATGAGCGTGAAGTAGTTGAGCTTggaggtgtatgtgtgtgtgtggtctgcaACAGAAAACATATTGAGACCGAATTAAAGAAAGCTTTACACAGTTCCTTGAAGGACTAAGCTAAAGAGGAGGAATCCGCAATATTAACTCAAATATACATAGGCGTGGCGATTAGCTACTTTCTCCCGTCACACCTACATCATTAATATGACTATTACAGAACATCTGAACAGTACGGAGTATTAACGCGAAGCAATGAATTCCTCGATTGACAATAACTGCTAAATATGCTCGCAGATAAGCATACAGCTACATGCTAATAGCCTGCTAACAATGCCATGATTAGCTGCTTACAGAATACTGGAAAAGACATTGACTCGCATATATGttatatttacaataattatgagaaaataaagaaaactcgATCTGTCTGGTATCTCAATACTTACAAGTTATTCATGAATGCACGGTCAATTCACGCTGCACAAGTGTAATTGTCTCGATAACTGTTAACTCACTCTGCTACTGCTGCTACTGAATCTAAGGAAAAACAACTGAGCAGGGCTGCAGTACACATCTCCGCCACAAGGTGTCCTGTCCGGCTTCCAGacactctttctttctcttttcctgAATACTACATGAGGTCTATGCATTTCTTATGCATGAAGTCTGCTATTTGTTATTGTGCTCCAATGCTGAGTTTGCAAATGCACTTCTCATACTTACTTTTTTAATTGTCTGCAACCCACATCTTTTGTAAATCAGAAGCAGAAGGAGAGTTTAATGaccaaattaaaaaatgcaGACACTTTAATCTTAATACCTTATAGACCCCTTTATAGTGGCTTTAACTGGTCTCTCCCCATCATGTGGTTTTTAGTATTTCTCTCTGGTTTCAGTagtaaaatataacatttaggAGCAAATATGCAGAAAAGCAACCCAAAGCTTGAGGCCAGAATGGCAAAGATCTCTACAGCTACTGTAAACTTCCCTGGAGAGCTGACATATGCTGGGATAAACGTGACCCAGACTGCGCTGAATATCAACATGCTGAAGGTGATTAATTTGGCCTCGTTAAAATTATCAGGCAGCTTTCGAGCCAGAAAAGCAAGGACAAAGCATAGCACTGCCAGGAGTCCGACATACCCCAACACAGCCCAAAATCCTACAGGTGAACCTAAATCACACTCTAGTATAATCCTGTCAGAAGCATAAGCTGTATTTTTGTGTGGAAATGGAGGGGCCAAAGTTAACCACACCACACAAACCAGTACCTGCAGTAAAGTACAGCCAAGAACACTTGTTCTCTGAAGTGGAGCAGAACATTGAAGGGCTGTGTTTCTTAGCCTGGTAGCCTTGAAAGCCATCAGCACTGTTATAGTTTTAGCCAATATACATGATATACACAGAGCAAAGGTTATGCCAAAAGCCGTGTGGCGTAGCATGCAGGACCAATCAGTGGGTTGGCCGATGAAGGTCAGAGAACACAGGAAACATAGAGTCAGGGAGAAGAGCAGCAGGAAGCTCAGCTCAGAGTTACTGGCTTTGACAAGAGGTGTGTGACGGAACTGAAAGAAGATACAAAAGACCACCAGTGTTAAGGTAGCTCCAAATAGGGAGAAAGCAGCAAGGAGGGCCCCCATGGTTTCTCCATAAGATAGGAACTCCATCACCTTTGGAACACACTTGCTGTGATCTTCATTTGACCAGAACTCAAGCGGACAGCGTGAACACTCTGCAGAATCTGAATGAGAAACATCAAACATGTTTCTATTCAAATTTGTGAGATTTAATTGGATTTAAGATGTAAGAACATTgaagtaaatgttttactcacTGCTGGAGTTGCTGATCTCCCCAGCTGTACAGGCAACGCAGGAGAAACAGCAGAGAGGTTTACCTATAATCATAGCCTGTCTGAAACCTGCCCGACAACTCTCACTGCAGACAGATAGTGGCCTCTGTAAAATTAGCACATTTTAGGTATCAGTTTGCTGATCcaattattcagattttttttttcaaatagatTAAATTCAAGCTTTTGGCCTGGATTGTGCACATTTATCTGCACCAAAAGTGAAAATTTGGTTGGTACCTGTGGAGAATCTGCAGCCCATGTTATGTTAACACCATTCATGGTAAACTGTTTTCCATTTGGTAGTGAAGCATCATAGCTCCCTATAGCCACAAACACAGTATCACCCTGCGGGGTTCTCTGCCAGTTCACCAGCTCATAAGCTGCTGCAGGGTCTCCTTTTCCATCAAAATGCACTCTCTCTCCTGAACGAATTGTAAAATTCACATCCTGGAGGTGTTTCACAACCTACAAATACAGAGGAGTGCACTGGTAGACATAAAGGGAACTGcacatcatttacatgttttacacaTGTTATGAGTCTAATCTCTTACCTGCTTTGGCTCTAAATGATCCTTCACATTACATGACTGATTGACTGCCTCACCACATTTGACCATGCTATGTATAGCATGAGCTACAGCATACACAGCCTTATACACATTGTTAGATATTCTTAGTTCTGATACATCTGTGAAGGGATTGTTTATGTCCTGTAGTCTCTCAGAGCCAGAGCATTGCTTTATGTTGTCCAGACTTGACTGGAAGCTGCAGCCAAATGTTACTTCCCAGAACTCTCTGAGCAGGTTGTTCTGAGGTTCCTGATTCGGGTTAACCTGTAAAAGAAATTCTCGCAAACCTGTAATTTTGGCTTTTCTGATGGCAAAACCCAGAGACCCTGTCAGTATGTCAGAATACTTTGTTTTGGCCAGATGTCCTGATGTAATCCAGGATTCACTACCCACCCATTGCAGCCCAGTCAGATTCTGCCTCAGAGCTTCTTCAAGCAGAATATCCATCTCAACCAGAGCAAGAAAAGCAACTAAAACTGTTGCTGTGCCTTTACGGATCACGTTGACCACCCTCTCAACCTGTTCCCTGGAACCAGTCCTTGAAATGGCCTCAGAATACTCAACACAAACACCCTCCTGACTTgcagctgaaataaatgttgCCATTCCATTATTTCCATAGTCATTGTCACTTCTCACTGCCCCGACCCATGtccacccaaagtgctttacaagttTAGCCAGGGCTCTGCTCTGGTAATAGTCACTGGGGATGGTTCTGAAAAAAGATGGGTACTCCTTTCTGTTACTGAGACAAGCACATGTTGCAAAGTGGCTGATCTGATCGAAAAGAACAGGagagaaacaagcagaaaaaaaattaattttgagTTTACAGAGATGACACAAGTTTACAATATTAGAAATATTCAGaatttgatataaataaatatcatcTATGGAAACCTATACTTCCTTTTTCTAATTGGCATAAGCTTAAAAATAACCATAACAGCACCAGACATTACTTTCTGCAGTTACTTTATAAGTTGGTTATTAACAAGAATTTCTGATGAGTTTTAAGCCATTTAGAAAAAGTTCCCAGATATCATAAATATTTACCATTGGTATTTGGAAAATCCCTGCAATTTGTAGCATTACAATGGTTGTTGATGACTCCGAGGATCCAATGATTGCATGGACAGAAGACTGACCAGAGCAGGTTTTTCCCATAATTCTTTCATCTCCATTTATTAGACCCATCACTGCATGTGTCGAAGCAAGCGTTGAACCACAGCTGTCAAATATCTTGTAACCAACCGAGATGTTAGGAAGTAGAAAGCTGCTGTTGTTGATCTCCTCAATTGCAAATATCATTGTTTGAGCAAAACGAAATTCTCTTAAATTTATCCTGAAAAAGAAAGGATCAGAGTTTTATGATATTCTTTTCATTTGAGACAATATCAGAAATGTAACAGAGCAAAAGCCATCAGTACCTGGAGCATTTAGGAGACGGTGGAGTATCAGTCAAAGAATACAAAGGCTTTGACATATAGTCATGAATGGAGAAAGCTCCTCCAATAGTAATATCACCCTTCTTAGAAAGCAGAGGAAACTCAGCACTCCCCAGTATCTCACATGAAGCAGTGTCATCATCTGCTACTAAGGATCCCATGATAACCGAAAAGAACATCACACAGATGCAGTCATACATATTTTATGTAATGATGTCCTCTGTCAGTGATCAAAATATGTGTCTCCTGTTACTGGCAGAGCTTTATATTTCTCCACACAATGATGACTGAAGTCCTCTTATCAAATCGCAGTGAGATGATGATGTCAGACTGCTTCTGTTTCCTTTTagaccgttttttttttttttttttttgcagacgAAGCCATTGATAATTTGCAGGAAGATATCATGAGAAGAATACCTGTCATTAACACATACTGTATTTGCATCTTTGTTGCTGAGGAAATCTTTCTGTAAAGTGGGACATTTCTTGTGTTGTGCCTAGGTGATAATTAGGCCCTGACACATAAGCTGGTGCTGCATCAGAAGCAATAAACATTTCTCATGATTTTAGGTTCTGagtaattaaaacaatattcttAACAATTAAGACAATGAAACTCCGTTGTGGttctttttctactgtgaaATATTAGATACCAAGAACTAGTGTATCAGGGCTCTGATTAGAACTGATTTAGGGGGAACTgcgctgattttttttttttttttttttttttttttttttgagctaATCCATCAGTCTGACTCACAACAGGAAAATAGCAGCAAGTATATGAcaatataagaaaaaagaacTTAAAGAAGCACTACAAAACTTTTCCAGATTCCAGATCTTAGTAATGCGCCCCTTATCAACGGCTAATTTAACATCCATCTTGAATTCTAACTGTACTATGATCTCTCTCCAGCTAGTAAAAGGCAATCTTATtttgacttttgtcttatctcttgcacCGTCCCTTCTCTCTTATTCTTTTCCTCTGATTTTGTATTCTTGTGTTGCTTTTCTGACTTAGCCACAATGCATGTTCAAAATggccggtgtgtttatatcgACCTGCTTGCGTGTCAAACAGTGTGTAAAGCAGTGCGTGGTGTCCCGGATTGCAAAGATGCATAGTGTGATTTCTTAGCCTCAGGACACTGCTGGGAAGCAAAGGCCCCAGAGATGCATGTCATCAAACAAGCCTGGAATGCAGAGGAAGTTacgtagtgcatctttaaactaGTAATTGCATCAGATCTTTTGAAAATTTCTTTTCAGCATTTAGTGAGTTAACCCTTTAGGTGCCAAAGTCGCAAAGTTGTAACAAGCACCAGGTTAGTTACCATTTTTCCTAGctagatggcagacatgtgGATCTGTCATAAGCAATCAGCTGCCTCTGCCATTGACAGTTGGCTGTATACAACCGTCAATAACTCTAACATCTGAACACCTCCTGAACActgagtaattt encodes:
- the LOC121646656 gene encoding extracellular calcium-sensing receptor-like, which encodes MGSLVADDDTASCEILGSAEFPLLSKKGDITIGGAFSIHDYMSKPLYSLTDTPPSPKCSRINLREFRFAQTMIFAIEEINNSSFLLPNISVGYKIFDSCGSTLASTHAVMGLINGDERIMGKTCSGQSSVHAIIGSSESSTTIVMLQIAGIFQIPMISHFATCACLSNRKEYPSFFRTIPSDYYQSRALAKLVKHFGWTWVGAVRSDNDYGNNGMATFISAASQEGVCVEYSEAISRTGSREQVERVVNVIRKGTATVLVAFLALVEMDILLEEALRQNLTGLQWVGSESWITSGHLAKTKYSDILTGSLGFAIRKAKITGLREFLLQVNPNQEPQNNLLREFWEVTFGCSFQSSLDNIKQCSGSERLQDINNPFTDVSELRISNNVYKAVYAVAHAIHSMVKCGEAVNQSCNVKDHLEPKQVVKHLQDVNFTIRSGERVHFDGKGDPAAAYELVNWQRTPQGDTVFVAIGSYDASLPNGKQFTMNGVNITWAADSPQRPLSVCSESCRAGFRQAMIIGKPLCCFSCVACTAGEISNSSNSAECSRCPLEFWSNEDHSKCVPKVMEFLSYGETMGALLAAFSLFGATLTLVVFCIFFQFRHTPLVKASNSELSFLLLFSLTLCFLCSLTFIGQPTDWSCMLRHTAFGITFALCISCILAKTITVLMAFKATRLRNTALQCSAPLQRTSVLGCTLLQVLVCVVWLTLAPPFPHKNTAYASDRIILECDLGSPVGFWAVLGYVGLLAVLCFVLAFLARKLPDNFNEAKLITFSMLIFSAVWVTFIPAYVSSPGKFTVAVEIFAILASSFGLLFCIFAPKCYILLLKPERNTKNHMMGRDQLKPL